Proteins encoded within one genomic window of Deferribacterota bacterium:
- a CDS encoding molybdopterin-dependent oxidoreductase, which translates to MSILRELKTPIFNAESTYSIPKLENYIITIIKDDLSELNFNLVDFIKLFKIKEVNCRLTSVSGWSVRAIWQGILWQDFLNYIKPAEYNYVIFESYGGYSTAIFKEDLENPRIIMAIKVGGQVLEEAYGGPIRMVIPNLWGYKSCKWLHKIIFSKEYTKGYWESFGYDDRGLIKASKTFDVNSKTYIDIGDGEVLN; encoded by the coding sequence ATGAGCATTCTAAGAGAATTAAAGACACCTATATTCAATGCTGAGTCAACATATAGTATTCCAAAATTAGAGAATTATATAATTACTATAATAAAAGATGATTTAAGTGAATTGAATTTTAATCTTGTGGATTTTATTAAACTCTTTAAAATAAAAGAAGTCAATTGTAGACTTACTTCAGTTAGTGGCTGGTCTGTAAGAGCTATCTGGCAAGGAATATTGTGGCAAGATTTTTTAAATTACATTAAGCCTGCTGAATATAACTATGTGATATTTGAAAGCTATGGTGGGTATAGTACAGCTATTTTTAAAGAAGATTTAGAAAACCCGAGAATAATTATGGCAATTAAGGTTGGTGGACAAGTGCTTGAGGAGGCTTATGGTGGGCCTATTAGAATGGTTATTCCGAACCTTTGGGGATATAAAAGTTGTAAATGGCTTCATAAAATTATTTTTTCAAAAGAGTACACAAAAGGTTATTGGGAAAGCTTTGGTTATGATGATAGAGGGTTAATAAAGGCTTCAAAGACATTTGACGTAAACAGTAAAACCTATATTGACATAGGAGATGGCGAGGTTTTGAATTAA